In Passer domesticus isolate bPasDom1 unplaced genomic scaffold, bPasDom1.hap1 HAP1_SCAFFOLD_286, whole genome shotgun sequence, the sequence CCGCCCCTCCCTGCTGACAGCAGCCCCGTGTtgcaggctgtgcctggaggcCGTGATTTGCTTCAAGGAGATGCTGGCCAGCTCGTGGCACTGCCTGCCCAAGCACCTGCTGCACAGCGTGAACCAGCGCTTCGGCAGCAACAACACCTCGGGCTCCTGAGCCGGCCCGCGGGCTCAACCCTCTGTGTGTAGGTAGTTGCTTCTCGCCCTCCCGTGCATGTGAATGGCCTAGAGAGAACCTATTTTTGTGTGAGATGTTCCAATAAATGTGTTTGATGCCAGAGGAGCCTGAGCTTCAGCTGTAAGCAGGCGTGGGGTTGTGCACCCCGAGGGGTGAGGCCGACCCCGAGAGCGGGGGGATGTCcatggggacagagctgggaatgccGAGCACAGCACGGCTCTGCAGTGTTGCTTTAGTGGTGTTTGGTGCACAGCTTCACGTTCTGCCACAGATGCTTAAGGTCAGAGAAGCAGGATCTGGAAGTTAGAAGGAGGATCTGGAGGTTGTCCCGTTGTCGGTCGATAAACTGTCGTAAACCTTGAGATGTTAAAGCACCACTACTTTCTGCTTGGCTgtagtttggttttggtttttttttttggaatttttatgTTGTGGAACTTCAGTTGTGAACCTTAGGTAGCAGATATTCTGCCCTGCGAGTGTAACTGAGAGTTTGTGCCTGTTCCCTGCCCCTGGAATAGCCCCAGGGAtgtcccctggctgcagggacatggagaggggacacgggggacagggccaggctgtgctgctgtggggaagggggaATCATGTTTTAAGCTGTCTtcaaaaactaattaaaaacGTTGACTTGTAGAACAATTCCTGTGCTGTAATTCCTGAGATCCTGGGGGTTTATCCtgactcccagccctgctcttcctcccctccacaggttctggcacagctgggctggggggatcTGAGCCTGCACCTTCCTCTCTCCACAGCCAGGGGATGTTTGGGGGGAAACAAGATTCCACCTTCCCAAAGGAAGCGTTCTCCACTGGCACTGCCCTCCTGGAGGCTCTGGAATTGAACACCCTGGAGTTTTCCTGCCCCAAATTCCAGAGCCTTGGCCCAGCAGAGGGGAACGAGCGCTCaaagagagaagcagcagcaggggaggaCATTCCTGACCAAATGCCAGCAATTTAATTCCACTTTTATCTGCAATTTGTAGTATCAGAGTCCAGCTAAACCAGCAGGAATGcaggccctggctgctggaatTCAGTCCTGGTCCTGgctctgtgtctgtctgtcccagcCCCGGGTCTGGTGTGGGGCCAGAGCCCCCAGCATGGAATCACTTCCTCTTCATGTTCTGGAGGTGAGGTGCAGACACTTTCACCTTCCCAGGAATATTTCTTGACAGATCTGTGTCCTAGGGAACAGGGGAGAGGAGAAGTGACCACAGCAGGAAAGCCTTTCTGGAGCACTGGCATGATCCTCTCCTTGGCCCCGGTGAGCACCAGGACATCTCCAACCTCAGCTCCAGTGcaagctcctgccctgctccaggaatTCCAAACCCAGAGGGTTTGTTGGAGATGCTGCTTTTGTcaggcagtgacacagtgcAGACACAGAAGGCCCagtgctcccactgaggctcagcttctcctggtcctccccagcctgggcagcagagctttcccagaggagctgggagtgtccaaggccaggctggatggggcttggagcagcctggggtagtgggaagtgtccctgcccatggctttTTAAGATCCTTTCCACCCCAAAGCACTGCAGGACTCTCTGACCTTCCCCAGGAGTACAAACTActgctgaacaaacccagcagCACACAATGTTTTGGCAGCATTTCCTCCCAAAGTGGCAGCTGTGgccactctgctctgctctgcagaggggacacagagccAGCCCCACCTTCACGCTGCGGAACAGATCCTTCTCCCGGGCACTGGCTTCTTTGGACTGCATGAAATTGTGCAAGGCAATCTTGGCAGCTGGAAAACACAGGGAAGAGTGAAACAGCTGGACTcccccactgcctgcagcaggcagagctcaggagTCAGGCGCTCACACCCTACCTTTGCCCTTCTTCTGCGTGCCCGGGGTGAGCTTGACTTTATACCTGCCCAGAGGAGAGGCTTCTGTCAATACAACCAAGGCACCACGTGCCCCCCAGGAAGGTGCTGCACTCACTTGTAGTTGGTCATGGCTGTGTAGGGAGCACAGATGGGGACAGCGAAGAGCAGGATGTCCTCGGGGTGGGGCTGCCCCGTCAGGGAGTCCAGCAGGGCCTCGCTCTCCTGGGACACAAAGAGCTCCACTGGCACCtgtgctctgccctccctggaGGCACGGGGCAGCAGGTGGCAACAGGCAGCCCTGAAGGGCCCTTCcagccaaaccattccatggttccatgagcATGGAACGGGCATGGAATTCCCAAGCCAGGATTTGTGACTGATGTGTTTCATCACTAAAATCACATCCTTGGCTGGGTCTTGGGTCACCCAAAGCTCCCCCAGCAGACACTGTTATCCTCCTCCATGGAGGAATTTAAAGGAATTCACTtattcccagccctgggcaacACCCACAGCCTGTCATTACACAAAAGTAATTACAGAAAAGTTTTACATTTTACATGTAAACAAACTTCTGAACTAAACCTGCAGCGCTCACTGTGTCATCCTCCAGAGCCACCAAGGCAAAACCAAGGGCAAACGTCCTTGGAGCCAGCTCTGGGTTTAAGGGGATGTGGAgatgagcagggcaggcagaaaaggaggttaatttttaaaatacaattaaagTGGGTTCAAACAGTCCTGGAgggctccctgtcccagtcccagcaggagcacagccccaccTCAGCCCTCACAGAATGAGCATTTACCTCcagtcctggctgctcctggtcctgctcctcctgcacacaCAAACAGAGGACACATCAGGCctgcagaaagcagagcagcttCTGCCTCCCCTTTCCCAAGAAATTCTTTAATCAGCAGGCCCAGAAAGCCCCATTCTCCCTGCAAAGAGGACTGAGCTCCTTGCACAACAAGGTGAGAGCAGCCCTCTGCCGTGGGAGGGAGGGTGGAGTGTTGCTTTCCAACCTCTGATTTGCCTGGCACACGCCGAgctgggaggaggagatggGCTCAGAGATAGCaaaccccagcagcagggctgggagctgggtccCACAGGGACTGCTGCAGGGcttggggctgctctggcaTCCAGTGGGctccctgagccctggcagcaaACACAGAGCTCTCCACAGTGCCCAAAATCCAAggggagctgctcagcctcccAGGAGCCACAAAACCCCAGTAAGGGACAGACACATGGACAAGTGAGGAGAGAGCTGCTCACCTTCCCATCTCACTCCTCACCttgtcctcctgcagctcatCCAGGGCTGGCTCCTGTGCCTCGTGCAGCACAATTCCTGCTGGGAGGGTCTCCTTgccccctcctgctgcacgATGCACGGGTTTGGGTTTCTGCTGTTGCTTCTTTGCCTCTTCTTTTGTCTTCCCCttcttgccttttttccctttgtcctCCCTGTTGGAGCCTGCAGACTGTGGTGACACAGGTGGTCAGGGCTGGTGACCAGAGCCACCACACCCCGGGGAAGGGACAAGTGCCCCCTCACCCCCAGCAGCTTCATGATGAGCTCCCGGTCCTCCTCGTCCTGGTCCCTGTACTTCTCCTTCATCTTCTTCATtttgctctgcagcaggaaacACCAACAGCTTCAGAAATGACAACTTTTAGCAGAGCACTGCAAGCACAGATGCTCTTTCCTCCCCAGTATCCCAGACTTTCAGAGCAGTTCACCAGTAAGCGAGGCACTGGTTCCAGTGAGCTCCGTGCTAACCCCAGCACCATCATGGGAGCCccctcaaagcagccacagatcccaaaccctggcaTTGCTCTCCCTGTTCCCATGCCAACAGCTCAGccagctccccctgctccctgcccacctTCTGGCCCCGCTTGATGGGCtggggggctggagctgccttgGGGCAGTtgggagcagccacaggctgGGGCTCTGGCTCTGTctccttctgcttctcttcacacagcTCCGAGTTCTCAGAGTtgttctgctgcttctttttcttcatttctctaAGGGGAACAGTCACAACACCCTCATCTGCTGTGatgagagaagctgctgctctcctgacaGCATTCCCACCCTCATTCCCTGCCACAGGGACCCAGAGAACACTGGAAACAGCCCCTCCTCAGAAAAACCTCTCCCTCCCACCAGTAAAACTGTTCCCAAGCCAGCATTCCCAAAGGACAGGAGCAGCACCACACCCTGGAAATGCAGGATGGACAACGGGCATGGACTGGGGTGGGTACAGATGTGCCCAGGCCATGGGGAGGGAATGGGGAAGAAGCATttacccagagcagctggggctgcccctggatccctggcagtgcccaaggccaggctggacagggcttggagcagcctgggatggtggaagtgtccctgccatggcaggggtggaatgggatgggatttaaggtcccttccaacccaaaccaccctggGATTCCCTGGAACAGCCAGGGGCTCTCACCTCCTCTCCTTGGCAGAGAGGTGCCTCCggccctgggccctgctgtcaccctgaggagggaaaggcagctcagggcaggtcctgcccagcagctcccactgccctgggccaccCCTGGAGCGGGCACCTTACCAAGCTGGGCTCTTCCTCTTTGGGGATGATCTTCTGCAGGGATCTGTGGGGACAAGGAAAAGGAGCTCATCAGCAGACGTAGGGCAGCTCACCATGGACACACCAAGCACAGCCCAAATTCAGCAGCCTGGTTCTAACTTTCAGCTTTCCAGAGCTTGGCAATCCCAGCTTGGGTGACTGGAAAAGGCAGGAACACTGGGATTCACTTTAGAAAACAATCCTAGCTCTCTGCCAGCTCctctcacacacacaagcaCCAAACACAGCCTGGGCACCGAGGGAGCCCCAGAGAGCAGCTTCCCATGGgcctcagccatccctgctccctgcaccctcCAAGGAGTCCCAGGGACAAGAGGGAGCCGAGCTCATCccacagcctcagcagagcagaggcagctcagggCTCAGTCTCCAGCATTCCCATTGCTGAGTGTGGAAAGAAGGGATGGCAGAGCATCCCAGCCTTGTCCTGGCAGTGCTTTAGGGGAccctcagctgccccagctgctgcttctctcacCTCTGGGGCTGAAGGTGTGACAGGTCGATTGTGGTGTCTGGATAATTCACCTCTTCCTCCTTCACCTCCCCCTTGGGCTCTGGATGCTCCTCCTCAGAgtctccatcctcctcctcctcggagtcagcctctggagcaggagtgttccctccttcctgctcagctctgccctcctcTTGGGTGCTCTCAGCTGTGGCTTCCACATCCTCTGGAACTTCCACATCCTCTGGAGCTTCCACATCCTCTGGAGCTTCCACATCCCCTGGAGCTTCCCCAGCCTCGGCTTTTtcctcctcactgctgctgtctcctcCATCTGGGGCATCCAGGGCAGGAAAACACAGGAACACCGAACTGATCCATcatcccaggatggtttgggttggaagggacattaaagctcctccagtgccacccctcccatggcagggacacctcccaccatcccaggctgctccaagccctgtccagccttgtgcacttccagggatccaggggcagccacagctgctctgggcaccctgtgccagggcctgcccaccctcccagccaggaattcccaattcccaatatcccacccatccctgccctgtgccagtgtgAAACaattcccctttgtcctgtcagTGATCCCAACTGTGGGATCAGCCAGGGCCTGAGGGATCCCCCAGGGCCCCCATACCTAAAAGCTCCACGtcctcagccagcagctcactggcactgctgggaaccgtgtccagctcctcctcctgcacctTGACCCTCCTCTCCTCGCGGTGCCTCCAGACACAGCTCTCATCCACCTGGGAACGAGGAGCCTCTGCGTCAGGCCTGGGGATGCTCACACAACACCTCACTCAGcctttcttcccttttgaaCACTTCCTGCCATCAAAAGGCAAGAAAGTCGAACCAGACCCAAGTGTGCCAAGCCCACGAGCCAGGGGGACACACAGGAATGTTCAGATTCcaaacagagctgggagcacagccctggcagaggcaggaaggCCCAGAGTCTGCTTGGGATGCAGACAGAGCACACTGGGCTGAGATGGAAATGAAAGCACAGCCATTATCAGCAAGAAGCTCTTTATGGGATTTTTCCCAGTGGGAAAAGAAGTAATTGGGAATACTCTGATAAGCAAGATGCAGAAAATAAACCTCCTGCAGCTCAAAGCAAATTACAaaagccagcaggagctgcatggGAAAAGCTGTACCTTAAACAAGAAGCTGAAGCCCATCATCAGATAGGAAGGTGGAAGGaaattctttttccctgaaaaacaaaGGGAGAGTCTCATGAGGAGGTTTAGCACCATGCTGCAGGATGTACTTCCAAAAGTCATTTTTATTAGAGGCTTCAGGCTACCAAAAAATTACACTGGGGCTTTTTTATCTCTGGGATGAGAACAGGAGAGCTCAAAAGCAGCTGAGTTAATGAACTTctgcccagggctcagctcaaactgctgctgcagctgcctgataCTCAGACTAAGCCATTCCCAACAGATTTCTGGGATAATTCACCTCTTAGAAGAAGATTGGGatctgctgccactgcaggacAGCCCAGCAGTTTTGGGAAAACATCCCAGTGCCACTGCTCCCTTGTGCCTCACCTCGGATCATGAAGCTGCCAGTAGTGAGATATTCTCCCGTGGGGGCAGTTTTAGAAacctaaaaaaaaccacaataaaCTGTAAAAAATCTCTGTGACAGAAGGCCAACATCAGGTGACAACAGCACCAAGAGAAACACTGGCTGAACAGGAGCTGAACTcctgggaacagctctgcaggattCCATATCCAAGGGCCTCTTCCTCTCCTTAGCAGGGAATTTTCCTAAGGAATATTTCAATCCAATCACACCCAATCCCTGTGTTTTAGGAGTCCTGGGTGAGTAACTCAGGAAATAAACCCAGTATTTACTCAGGAGCATTCAGGGAATGAcgccttgagaaggctgagcTAGGAcagaggctggatggagctccagaataaagcagggattgattccaaggatctcctccatggatccacctcgggcagcaccagagcccagccagggctgcccccaagatgaacccaaatggccccaaaatgcacgagcgctgccggggtctctccctgggctcagctctgctccatgtgcacattgcagttcagtgtccagttccagctgcagcccctgcagtcccaccctgcttgtttttctctctgcagcccacgggctttgtgctcctgggctgggattgggatcatttgtccttggtgcccagctggagcaggaattgttttgtgtccctgctctgtgcacagagctcagaactacacaccaTCAGAGCCATGCCCTGATGtggagcccagccccacacactgaagcagctcagaatctgaaaatagaaaagctgaaacctgaggcatcaaccAAACCACCACAACTCTGGAGTGATCTCCAGACCCTCACACAGAAGTCTGATCCACACCCGTGGGATCTGTCTGGgctcacccccagctccctggggagcagtgctgcagggtggggctgtgctcacctggctgtgggaCACCCACCAGGCGCTGGTGACCACGCGCGCGTCCCAGGCAGCGCTGTAGCACAGGGCCATGGTCCCCGCCTCCGTCAGCGTCCGCGGCGGGATGGGCTCACCTGGCAACACCCAGCACACCAGCAGCCATCAGATCCTGCCCCGACCCGGCCTGGGAGCTTCCCAGGAAGGACTGGCACCCATGCCAAGGGAAGGCaatgccagccccagggctccaCAGGTACCTGAGGGGTTCTTGATGACGCAGCTGGTGGCTCCGTGCAGATCCGCGTGCACGTAGATGTCCCCTGGGAAACAGGAGACTTCCCTCAGATCCACACATCCCAAGGAAGTCTCTAATGTTAGATGGAAATGCCTGGTCTGGCTGCAAGGGGCAGCGTGGGGACACAGAAGCCTTTTAGCCCATCCTTGTCCCAGGGAGAttcagctcctctgctcctgagGGGAGCCCATCCAAGCTGCTCTCGCCCCGTGGCACCAGAGGAACTCCCACCACCAAAACTCCCTTTGATCCAAGGCCCAGCTCAAGGACAAAGCAGAGGGACCTTCCCCTGTCACTCCTGGGCACTCACAGaagtgggaaggaggaggaaagccCCCATGCCTCCATGGGCTCACCTGGTTTGAGGTAGCGCTTCACGATCAGCTCGTTCTGCTGCTGATCCCTGCCAGCAATCACCAGGTAATTCTCAGAGCTGATGAACCACAGGAACTTCTCAAACCTGCCAAATTCCAGCAAATCCACAGTGTGAGTAACACCTGGAACTAACAGGACATTGCACAGGTGGTTTTTGATAAAAACTCTAAATATCCATCTTAGCACCTACAATTTATgagactgaaaatatttttacttctaTCCATAGGCCTGAGACATAAAACAAGGCATGGGGCAACTACACATCACTGGCAGGGAGATTTGGAGATGGAACAAGAAGCACAGCCctcctatttatttttatttttatcattaaaagctttgaggttttgtttcatctgtttgtttttcaaagcaAAGAAGCCGAgaatggtttggaagggaccttaaagatgatcCAGTCCCCCTGGACCACAcctccactgtcccagggtgctccaagccccatccagcctggccttggacactgccagggacatggcagccacagctgctctgggctgctgtccctgggaaccattctgggattctctgactCTTTAAGGAGTCTCCATGCAAAGTGCAGTGCTCAGAAATCCTAAGAGCTCCCTCCTAATCCAGCAGGGTAGCTCCATCCTGACACAGGACATGAGAGAAGGACAATGGAGCTGTACTTGCCAATAGACCTTTCTGGCCTTCTGGATGGTGGTGACAGTCTGGACTTCCCTCAGGGTTTGCTTTGTCTTCTTCTCAGCTGATTTAAAAGCCTGTTTGGACAGAAAGCACCATCACCATGCAgcaggaatcacagaattcccCACTGAACACTGGGAAAGTTGGTAGGAAATGGCTCTGGACTTGATCCCAGTGCAggctccagccagccctgctcctaaATCTgcaccctggagctgctccctgaaATGATCAGCTCTGGGACTGGAAGGATTTCCACTGATTTTGCACTCTGAGTCCTGGTCTGTCAGTGTCTCCACCTGCTCTGAGTATTCCCAGTGCTACTGGTGGAAAAGGAGGCTCCATCAGGGATCTGCAATCCTCCACTGAGCTCCAAATGTCAAGAACAGAACAACTCTGGGTGattgtttttccctttcatgtTTTGTTAGGGCTGCTCAGATCAGGTCAGGATTTCCCACTGAGCAGTGGCAgggattttccttttaaatatcttctaaaatccaaggggaaaaaaaaataccttttctgcagcttccactgtcttctgagttttcttggCTGCATGTCTTTTGTGATCATAGTACCTGTGAAACACAAGTGTGTGTCCTGAAGTCCCAGCAGATCCACTCCCTCATCCttctcccaccatcccaggcctCTGCCTTTTGCTCCATGAGCAGAACTGGAAAACTCAACCAATGTgagccacagagcagctgccctgcaccaGGGAATTCCCATCCCAGAGCTCAGGACAAGCTGCTATTTCCATTTTCAACAAGATATCCCAAAACCCTTCTTCCTGCAATATTATCACCAACAGCTAGGCACCCAGAGAAATTTCTCCTTCAAAAAACACATATTTACTGAAAAATCTTACTTTTTGGCATTGGCATAGGCAGACAAATTGAGATCAACATCAACCAATAagggtttgtttttctgaggcttcttcaactgtttggttttattctttttcttttttccctttggtcCTTCTGTTTCTTCCTTCTCTATGTCAgcaccatcctcctcctcttcctcttcagaT encodes:
- the LOC135292307 gene encoding ribosome quality control complex subunit NEMF-like isoform X1, with translation MALTDNFSGKGYVIQKREKKPSLEPDKPAEDIYTYEEFHPFLFSQHSKCPYLEFDSFNKATDEFYSKLEGQKIDLKALQQEKQALKKLENVRRDHEHRLEALQQAQEADQLKGELIEVNLEVVDRAIRVVRSALANQIDWAEIGAIVKEAQAQGDPVATAIKELKLQTNHITMLLRNPYVLSEEEEEEDGADIEKEETEGPKGKKKKNKTKQLKKPQKNKPLLVDVDLNLSAYANAKKYYDHKRHAAKKTQKTVEAAEKAFKSAEKKTKQTLREVQTVTTIQKARKVYWFEKFLWFISSENYLVIAGRDQQQNELIVKRYLKPGDIYVHADLHGATSCVIKNPSGEPIPPRTLTEAGTMALCYSAAWDARVVTSAWWVSHSQVSKTAPTGEYLTTGSFMIRGKKNFLPPSYLMMGFSFLFKVDESCVWRHREERRVKVQEEELDTVPSSASELLAEDVELLDGGDSSSEEEKAEAGEAPGDVEAPEDVEAPEDVEVPEDVEATAESTQEEGRAEQEGGNTPAPEADSEEEEDGDSEEEHPEPKGEVKEEEVNYPDTTIDLSHLQPQRSLQKIIPKEEEPSLGDSRAQGRRHLSAKERREMKKKKQQNNSENSELCEEKQKETEPEPQPVAAPNCPKAAPAPQPIKRGQKSKMKKMKEKYRDQDEEDRELIMKLLGSAGSNREDKGKKGKKGKTKEEAKKQQQKPKPVHRAAGGGKETLPAGIVLHEAQEPALDELQEDKEEQDQEQPGLEESEALLDSLTGQPHPEDILLFAVPICAPYTAMTNYKYKVKLTPGTQKKGKAAKIALHNFMQSKEASAREKDLFRSVKDTDLSRNIPGKVKVSAPHLQNMKRK
- the LOC135292307 gene encoding ribosome quality control complex subunit NEMF-like isoform X2 — its product is MALTDNFSGKGYVIQKREKKPSLEPDKPAEDIYTYEEFHPFLFSQHSKCPYLEFDSFNKATDEFYSKLEGQKIDLKALQQEKQALKKLENVRRDHEHRLEALQQAQEADQLKGELIEVNLEVVDRAIRVVRSALANQIDWAEIGAIVKEAQAQGDPVATAIKELKLQTNHITMLLRNPYVLSEEEEEEDGADIEKEETEGPKGKKKKNKTKQLKKPQKNKPLLVDVDLNLSAYANAKKYYDHKRHAAKKTQKTVEAAEKAFKSAEKKTKQTLREVQTVTTIQKARKVYWFEKFLWFISSENYLVIAGRDQQQNELIVKRYLKPGDIYVHADLHGATSCVIKNPSGEPIPPRTLTEAGTMALCYSAAWDARVVTSAWWVSHSQVSKTAPTGEYLTTGSFMIRGKKNFLPPSYLMMGFSFLFKVDESCVWRHREERRVKVQEEELDTVPSSASELLAEDVELLDGGDSSSEEEKAEAGEAPGDVEAPEDVEATAESTQEEGRAEQEGGNTPAPEADSEEEEDGDSEEEHPEPKGEVKEEEVNYPDTTIDLSHLQPQRSLQKIIPKEEEPSLGDSRAQGRRHLSAKERREMKKKKQQNNSENSELCEEKQKETEPEPQPVAAPNCPKAAPAPQPIKRGQKSKMKKMKEKYRDQDEEDRELIMKLLGSAGSNREDKGKKGKKGKTKEEAKKQQQKPKPVHRAAGGGKETLPAGIVLHEAQEPALDELQEDKEEQDQEQPGLEESEALLDSLTGQPHPEDILLFAVPICAPYTAMTNYKYKVKLTPGTQKKGKAAKIALHNFMQSKEASAREKDLFRSVKDTDLSRNIPGKVKVSAPHLQNMKRK